In Candidatus Omnitrophota bacterium, the following are encoded in one genomic region:
- the rpe gene encoding ribulose-phosphate 3-epimerase, whose protein sequence is MKKKILIAPSLLAADFANLSAEMKSVEKAGADLFHVDIMDGHFVPNITIGPAVVSAIRAQTKLPISIHLMIEHPDKYIDVFAKSGGTCLTFHIETCPDPLKTINLIKSFGLKAGVAFNPKTGLGCIRNILGALDMVLFMTVEPGFGGQLFMPSVLSKISQLRQIWNGDIEVDGGINQHTAKEVLKAGANILAVGTAIFKAKNRKKAIKALRKSK, encoded by the coding sequence ATGAAAAAAAAGATTTTGATTGCTCCCAGTTTATTAGCAGCGGATTTTGCAAATCTATCCGCTGAAATGAAGTCAGTAGAAAAAGCAGGCGCTGATTTGTTTCACGTGGATATTATGGACGGCCATTTCGTTCCTAATATTACTATTGGCCCGGCTGTGGTCAGCGCTATCAGGGCCCAAACCAAACTGCCGATTAGTATTCACTTGATGATCGAACACCCTGATAAATATATAGATGTTTTTGCTAAAAGCGGCGGGACTTGTTTGACTTTTCACATTGAAACCTGCCCTGATCCCCTAAAAACTATCAATTTAATTAAATCCTTTGGCCTGAAGGCTGGAGTTGCGTTTAATCCCAAGACCGGACTCGGGTGTATTAGAAATATATTAGGAGCGCTTGATATGGTGTTGTTTATGACGGTTGAGCCGGGATTTGGCGGTCAACTATTTATGCCTTCGGTTTTATCCAAAATTTCCCAGCTTCGTCAGATCTGGAACGGAGATATAGAGGTTGACGGAGGTATAAACCAGCATACAGCAAAAGAGGTCTTAAAGGCCGGAGCCAATATATTGGCTGTCGGGACAGCTATATTTAAGGCAAAAAATAGAAAGAAAGCAATAAAAGCACTGAGAAAATCTAAGTAA
- the lepA gene encoding translation elongation factor 4 has product MSIKIDKIRNFSIIAHIDHGKSTLADRLLQFTGAISDREFRNQVLDDMDLERERGITIKARAVRIAYKGYWLNLIDTPGHVDFTYEVAKSLAACEGALLLVDAAQGVEAQTVSTLHLALEHNLKIIPIINKIDLINADPERVKRQLKDVLNIETDQVILASAKEGIGTEEVLDAVVSRIPAPKGKKDSSLQALIFDSKFDVFKGVVVYLRVMKGCICPRMKIKFMSTGSIYEVEEVGVFTPRPCKVDELACGQVGYISCNIKETGVVSVGDTITNALLPCKERLPGYKKLISLVFSSLYPVNSKDHSLLREGLAKLKLNDAGLVYEPESSASLGLGFRCGFLGLLHMEIVQERLEREFDLNLITTAPSVTYQIKEKDGRVITVDDPSKFPPNNKITQMFEPYIRAFMIIPKDSLGAIMELSHSRRGVYKGTEYLDVERVLLTYELPLSEILVDFYDKIKSITRGYGSLDYEFIGYFPTALVKLDILINGEICENLSSIVYKKEARARGQVLAGRLKQLIPRQLFEVVIQAAIGSQVITRESVRPLGKHVTGKCYGGDITRKRKLWEKQKAGKKRMKQFGKVKIPQEAFMAILTTK; this is encoded by the coding sequence ATGTCTATCAAAATAGATAAAATAAGAAATTTCAGCATAATTGCCCATATAGATCACGGAAAGTCTACGTTGGCCGACAGGTTACTGCAGTTTACCGGAGCGATCAGCGACCGCGAATTCAGAAATCAGGTTCTTGATGATATGGATCTGGAGCGGGAAAGAGGGATTACGATTAAGGCCCGGGCAGTGAGGATAGCTTATAAAGGTTATTGGCTTAACCTTATTGATACGCCCGGACACGTAGATTTTACTTACGAAGTGGCTAAATCCCTGGCAGCATGCGAAGGGGCTTTGCTTTTGGTGGATGCGGCCCAGGGGGTAGAGGCCCAGACTGTTTCAACTTTGCATCTGGCCTTGGAGCACAATTTAAAAATTATCCCGATAATCAATAAGATCGATCTGATTAATGCTGATCCGGAGAGGGTTAAGCGTCAGCTGAAAGATGTCTTGAATATTGAAACCGATCAGGTAATTCTGGCATCGGCCAAAGAGGGCATAGGGACAGAGGAGGTGCTTGATGCTGTTGTTTCGCGTATACCTGCGCCCAAAGGCAAAAAGGACAGCTCTCTTCAGGCGCTTATATTTGATTCCAAATTTGACGTTTTTAAAGGCGTTGTTGTCTATTTACGGGTAATGAAAGGCTGTATTTGCCCTCGAATGAAGATTAAATTTATGTCTACCGGCAGTATATATGAAGTTGAAGAAGTGGGTGTTTTTACGCCTCGGCCTTGCAAGGTAGATGAATTGGCTTGTGGACAGGTGGGATATATCAGCTGTAATATAAAAGAGACGGGAGTAGTAAGCGTTGGCGATACTATTACTAATGCCCTGTTGCCCTGCAAAGAGAGACTTCCCGGTTATAAAAAACTTATTTCGTTGGTATTCAGCAGCCTTTACCCCGTAAACAGCAAGGATCATTCTTTGCTGCGCGAAGGGCTTGCCAAGTTAAAACTTAATGATGCGGGCTTGGTATATGAGCCGGAAAGTTCCGCCTCTCTCGGCCTGGGTTTCAGGTGCGGTTTTTTAGGGCTTTTGCATATGGAAATAGTCCAGGAAAGGCTGGAAAGAGAGTTCGACCTTAATTTGATAACCACTGCTCCCAGCGTTACCTACCAGATTAAAGAAAAAGACGGCCGGGTTATTACTGTAGATGACCCCTCCAAGTTTCCGCCCAACAATAAAATAACCCAGATGTTCGAGCCATACATCAGGGCATTTATGATTATCCCTAAGGATTCCCTGGGCGCGATAATGGAATTGTCTCACTCCCGGCGGGGGGTCTATAAGGGCACGGAATATTTGGATGTAGAAAGAGTGTTGTTGACATATGAACTTCCTCTATCGGAGATACTGGTCGATTTTTACGATAAGATAAAATCGATTACCCGGGGTTATGGCTCCCTGGATTATGAATTTATCGGCTATTTTCCCACGGCTCTGGTAAAATTAGATATTTTGATTAATGGAGAAATTTGTGAAAACCTGTCTTCAATAGTATATAAGAAAGAGGCCCGGGCAAGAGGACAAGTGTTGGCCGGCAGGCTGAAGCAGTTGATTCCCCGGCAGCTTTTCGAAGTAGTAATTCAAGCGGCAATCGGCAGCCAGGTGATTACCCGGGAGTCTGTCAGGCCTTTGGGTAAACACGTGACAGGTAAATGTTATGGAGGGGATATTACCAGAAAACGCAAGCTCTGGGAAAAGCAGAAGGCGGGGAAAAAACGCATGAAGCAGTTTGGAAAAGTCAAAATTCCCCAGGAAGCGTTTATGGCGATCTTGACTACCAAATAA
- the lepB gene encoding signal peptidase I: MKKKTKLIVREWVESLLIAFILAMLIRTFIVQAFKIPTSSMKPTLMCGDRILVNRFIYRFKKPERWDVVVFKYPLDRKKPFIKRLVAEQGEKITIANGRVFINGQMIDNPHLPEYYYNRGDYGRQGLKIDVPEDKLFVLGDNSFNSKDSRYWGFVPKKDLVGKAFLIYWPLNRIKILNK; encoded by the coding sequence ATGAAAAAGAAAACCAAGTTAATTGTCCGCGAATGGGTTGAATCTTTACTTATCGCCTTTATTTTAGCGATGCTGATTAGGACATTTATTGTCCAGGCATTTAAAATCCCTACTTCTTCGATGAAGCCGACACTGATGTGCGGAGACCGTATTTTAGTCAATAGATTTATTTACCGTTTTAAAAAACCAGAGCGATGGGATGTGGTTGTGTTTAAATATCCCCTAGATCGCAAGAAACCTTTTATCAAACGGTTGGTGGCTGAGCAGGGCGAAAAGATTACCATTGCCAATGGAAGAGTATTTATTAACGGCCAGATGATTGATAATCCGCATCTCCCGGAATATTATTATAATCGGGGGGATTATGGACGCCAGGGTTTAAAGATAGATGTTCCGGAGGATAAACTTTTTGTCCTGGGGGATAACAGCTTCAATAGCAAGGATAGCCGGTATTGGGGGTTTGTTCCTAAAAAAGATCTGGTCGGTAAGGCCTTTTTGATTTACTGGCCGTTGAACAGAATAAAAATACTTAATAAATAA
- a CDS encoding histidine phosphatase family protein, with the protein MTKLILVNQNQTDWDCEHRIQGLIDMPLNTKGNRQSKVLAEELSDMKIDVVYSSDLLRAHQTAQAVARPHKLKVKKLKALNDINYGLWQGMLVSEAQKKHRKSYRLWQTTPLCSKPPKGEGIKEAYQRVSVQIEKLAVKHKQQVACVISHPAVNALIKCYFFKQDLNNFWNVLPEVGTWEILEV; encoded by the coding sequence ATGACAAAATTAATTTTGGTTAACCAAAATCAAACGGATTGGGATTGTGAACACAGGATCCAGGGTTTGATAGATATGCCTTTAAACACTAAAGGCAATAGGCAATCTAAGGTTCTTGCTGAGGAATTGAGCGATATGAAAATAGATGTTGTTTATTCCAGTGATCTCTTGCGGGCCCACCAGACAGCTCAAGCAGTAGCCCGGCCGCATAAACTGAAGGTAAAAAAACTAAAAGCGTTAAACGATATTAATTATGGGTTGTGGCAGGGGATGCTGGTTAGTGAAGCCCAAAAAAAACACAGGAAAAGTTATCGGCTCTGGCAGACGACTCCATTGTGTTCAAAACCACCTAAGGGAGAAGGGATTAAAGAAGCCTACCAGAGAGTATCCGTTCAGATTGAAAAATTGGCGGTTAAGCATAAACAACAGGTAGCATGCGTTATTTCTCATCCTGCGGTAAACGCCCTTATAAAATGTTACTTTTTTAAGCAGGATTTAAATAATTTCTGGAATGTATTACCGGAAGTTGGAACATGGGAGATACTGGAGGTATAA
- a CDS encoding acylphosphatase: MVGVRTHLLISGLVQGVFFRAKTRYQARALGLTGWVRNRWDGKVEAIFEGEKTKVDQIVNWCRRGPAGAVVKNVEVSREDYSGEFDSFSIKS; the protein is encoded by the coding sequence ATGGTTGGAGTCAGGACGCATTTGTTGATTTCCGGGCTGGTTCAGGGGGTCTTCTTTCGCGCTAAGACCCGTTACCAGGCCCGGGCCCTGGGTCTTACTGGGTGGGTAAGGAATCGTTGGGATGGCAAGGTAGAGGCGATTTTCGAAGGAGAAAAGACAAAGGTGGACCAAATAGTTAATTGGTGCCGCCGGGGTCCTGCCGGAGCAGTAGTAAAAAATGTAGAGGTCAGCCGGGAAGATTATTCCGGGGAGTTTGATTCTTTTTCGATAAAGAGTTAA
- a CDS encoding phosphoglucomutase/phosphomannomutase family protein, with the protein MIKFGTDGWRAIISEDFTFDNVKIVAQALADFINKDQHAKSKQIVVGYDTRFLSSTYAQLISCVLAANGIKVLLTDRPTPTPAVSFTIVGRKMGGGIVVTASHNPAEFNGIKYKAYYGGSADPEIIKKIEQELYRERTRFLPLEEALKSLLTIEDVIPSYLKAVADYVDLELLKKSKFNLLVDVMYGAGNSYIGKLLAGGACRVETIHSRPNPGFGGRRPEPSAENLQETAELIKKGNYDLGLATDGDVDRLGVITPQGEVISGHKVMALLLKHLVEDKKLSGSVVQTICGTVLINKMCEKYGLKIHETPVGFKYICEIMRKEKVVVGGEETGGVGFRDFIPERDGILSGLLILELMACRQKGIVEILDEMEKEYGRFIYLRKDVAYPDQEKKKKLISNLKNNPPGDILGKKINEIKAEDGIKFICSDLSWLLIRPSGTEQLVRIYSEASSREQAEQMIEVGKKYI; encoded by the coding sequence ATGATCAAGTTCGGGACAGATGGGTGGAGAGCAATAATCAGCGAAGATTTTACCTTTGACAATGTTAAAATAGTAGCTCAGGCCCTGGCAGATTTTATTAATAAAGACCAGCATGCTAAATCTAAGCAGATAGTAGTGGGATATGACACAAGATTTCTTTCTTCGACATATGCTCAGCTTATTAGCTGTGTTCTGGCAGCCAATGGAATAAAAGTACTATTGACCGATAGGCCAACTCCTACTCCGGCCGTAAGTTTTACTATAGTTGGCAGAAAAATGGGCGGCGGGATTGTGGTTACCGCCAGCCATAACCCTGCTGAATTTAACGGTATTAAATACAAAGCTTATTACGGAGGCTCGGCCGATCCTGAAATTATTAAAAAAATAGAACAGGAACTTTATAGGGAAAGAACCAGGTTTTTACCTTTGGAAGAAGCCCTCAAGAGCCTGCTGACGATAGAAGATGTAATCCCTTCTTACCTTAAAGCAGTAGCGGACTATGTTGATCTAGAACTTTTGAAGAAAAGTAAATTTAATTTGCTGGTTGATGTTATGTATGGCGCGGGGAATAGTTATATTGGTAAACTTCTTGCCGGCGGGGCCTGCAGGGTAGAAACTATTCACAGCCGGCCAAATCCGGGCTTTGGCGGAAGAAGGCCGGAGCCCTCAGCTGAGAATCTGCAAGAGACGGCTGAGCTTATAAAAAAAGGAAATTATGATTTAGGCCTGGCCACCGACGGAGATGTGGATAGATTAGGAGTGATTACACCGCAGGGAGAAGTGATCAGCGGGCATAAGGTAATGGCGCTTTTATTAAAACACCTTGTGGAGGATAAAAAGTTGTCCGGTTCGGTAGTCCAAACCATCTGCGGAACAGTCCTGATCAATAAGATGTGCGAAAAATACGGGCTGAAAATACACGAGACGCCGGTCGGTTTTAAATATATCTGTGAAATCATGAGGAAAGAAAAGGTTGTTGTCGGAGGAGAGGAAACAGGCGGAGTAGGATTCAGAGATTTTATACCCGAAAGAGACGGTATCCTTTCCGGGCTTTTGATATTAGAACTGATGGCCTGCCGGCAGAAGGGAATAGTCGAGATTTTAGATGAAATGGAAAAAGAATACGGCAGATTTATTTATCTGCGCAAGGACGTAGCTTATCCTGACCAAGAAAAGAAAAAGAAACTCATCTCTAATTTGAAAAATAATCCCCCTGGCGATATACTGGGCAAAAAGATAAACGAGATTAAAGCAGAAGATGGAATAAAATTCATTTGCAGCGATTTAAGCTGGCTTTTAATCAGGCCTTCCGGTACAGAACAGCTTGTCCGGATTTATTCCGAGGCATCCAGCCGGGAACAGGCTGAACAGATGATAGAGGTTGGAAAGAAGTATATATGA
- a CDS encoding macro domain-containing protein, whose product MKIKDCEIEIIKADITRLDVDAIVNPANNKLLMGGGVAGAIKRKGGKIIEQEALSKGTIKIGETIVTTGGKLAAKYVIHAATMGMDFKTDEAKIRKSSAGSLRSAEQMKIKSIAFPALGCGVGGFSYLASAKIMAQEIVKYLRGKGLHLRKIIFCLYDQEAYRVFNKAVFRYLGHIAGQLQKGPFVTVDAIVLSGEKIVLVKRTNPPFGWAMPGGFVDYGESLEQAVRREVKEETGLDLEGLKQFHTYSKPDRDPRFHTVSTVYTGQGKGRPVAGSDAGSLAVVGLTELGKYKLAFDHKEIVGAYLKMMDPRHFLMSRINSHR is encoded by the coding sequence ATGAAAATCAAAGATTGCGAGATCGAGATAATTAAAGCAGATATTACCCGGCTTGATGTGGATGCAATAGTCAATCCTGCCAATAACAAATTGCTTATGGGCGGAGGTGTGGCTGGAGCGATAAAAAGAAAAGGAGGTAAGATAATTGAGCAAGAGGCACTAAGCAAGGGAACGATAAAAATCGGAGAAACGATAGTTACTACCGGAGGGAAGCTTGCCGCAAAATATGTGATCCACGCAGCAACCATGGGTATGGATTTTAAGACCGATGAAGCAAAGATAAGAAAGTCATCTGCCGGCAGCTTGAGGTCAGCCGAACAAATGAAAATTAAATCAATTGCTTTTCCTGCCCTGGGCTGCGGAGTAGGAGGATTTTCTTATCTGGCTTCGGCAAAGATTATGGCTCAAGAAATTGTTAAGTATTTAAGAGGGAAAGGGTTACACCTAAGAAAAATTATTTTTTGTCTTTATGATCAAGAAGCTTATCGGGTTTTTAATAAGGCTGTGTTCAGGTATCTCGGGCATATTGCCGGCCAACTTCAAAAAGGACCTTTCGTTACCGTGGATGCGATTGTTCTTTCGGGTGAAAAAATAGTTTTGGTTAAAAGGACCAATCCGCCCTTTGGATGGGCAATGCCCGGCGGATTTGTCGATTATGGAGAGAGTTTAGAGCAGGCGGTTCGACGGGAAGTAAAAGAAGAAACCGGACTTGATTTGGAAGGGCTAAAACAATTTCATACTTACTCCAAGCCGGATAGAGACCCCCGGTTTCACACTGTTTCTACGGTTTATACCGGCCAGGGAAAGGGCAGGCCTGTTGCCGGAAGTGACGCAGGTTCGTTGGCTGTAGTGGGTTTAACCGAGTTAGGTAAATATAAGCTTGCGTTTGACCACAAAGAGATAGTCGGCGCTTATTTAAAAATGATGGACCCCCGGCATTTTTTGATGTCGAGGATAAATTCGCACAGATAA
- the hflC gene encoding protease modulator HflC, whose amino-acid sequence MKKVLGAFIVLIILVIVMFMSGLAYIVEETKQVVITQFGKPVGKPVVDSGLHFKKPFIQQTRYFEKRLLDWDGDPNQIPTKDKRYIWVDTTARWKISDALRFLQSVTNEMGAHARLDDIINSATRDAITGHILVETVRNSNRIIETKQQGESLMLTEEAIERIKIGRSKLEKLILQEARKLAPQYGIELRDVRIKRINYVEAVRVKVYDRMIAERKRAAEMYRSEGQGKRAEIDGQREKELKLITSKAYRTAQVVKGKADAESITIYARAYSQDPNFYSFLKTLETYRKTIDRNTTLILSADSEYYKYLTEFGLKK is encoded by the coding sequence ATGAAAAAAGTGTTAGGAGCATTTATTGTTTTAATTATTTTGGTGATAGTGATGTTTATGAGTGGATTGGCATACATAGTGGAGGAAACCAAACAGGTAGTGATTACCCAGTTTGGCAAACCGGTGGGAAAGCCGGTTGTTGATTCCGGGCTGCATTTTAAAAAGCCGTTTATTCAGCAAACTCGTTATTTCGAAAAAAGACTTCTTGATTGGGACGGCGACCCTAATCAAATTCCAACAAAAGATAAAAGGTATATCTGGGTTGATACCACAGCCCGCTGGAAGATTTCTGATGCCTTGAGGTTTTTGCAGTCTGTAACTAATGAGATGGGCGCGCATGCCCGGCTCGATGACATTATTAATTCGGCAACCCGCGACGCCATTACCGGCCACATCCTTGTTGAAACAGTGAGAAATTCCAATCGGATTATAGAAACTAAACAACAAGGTGAAAGCTTAATGCTTACCGAAGAAGCAATTGAACGGATCAAGATAGGCCGGAGTAAGTTAGAAAAGTTAATTTTGCAGGAAGCAAGGAAATTGGCTCCGCAATACGGGATCGAGTTAAGAGATGTGCGGATAAAACGCATCAATTACGTGGAAGCTGTAAGGGTAAAGGTTTATGACCGCATGATTGCTGAAAGAAAACGCGCTGCCGAGATGTACCGTTCTGAAGGACAGGGAAAGCGCGCAGAAATAGACGGCCAGAGAGAAAAAGAATTAAAGCTGATCACCTCCAAGGCTTATAGGACGGCTCAGGTTGTTAAGGGCAAGGCAGACGCTGAATCAATAACTATCTATGCCCGGGCTTACAGCCAGGATCCAAATTTCTATTCATTTCTAAAAACTTTAGAGACATATCGAAAGACCATTGATCGAAACACCACTTTAATTTTGAGCGCCGACAGCGAGTATTATAAATATCTAACAGAGTTCGGCCTTAAAAAATAG
- the hflK gene encoding FtsH protease activity modulator HflK, whose product MEFNTPEDILNVGRKEFGKYRKFTPAIITVLVILIGLTGMIYSIGPDEVGVVQRFGKYISTTLSGLHIKLPFGIDKVTPVKVERIFKEEFGTRTIRPGVRSKYSSRSYSDESLMLTGDLNILDVRWIVQFRITDPVKLLFNTRDPQDNVRDVSEIVMRRLTGDYSVDGVLTTKREEINDLAQLEMQKILDSYQTGIQIVTVKLLDVNPPDEVKPAFNEVNEAKQEKERVINQAWEAYNKAVPRAKGEAERTIREAEGYALDKINRAKGEAERFSAVLTEYKKSPDITQKRLYLETLTDVLPESRQKYIIDPEQTSILPLLNIGREGGK is encoded by the coding sequence ATGGAGTTTAACACGCCTGAAGACATACTTAATGTAGGAAGAAAGGAGTTTGGCAAATATAGAAAGTTTACCCCGGCCATAATCACGGTTTTAGTTATATTGATAGGTTTGACCGGAATGATTTATTCTATCGGGCCGGACGAAGTAGGCGTAGTGCAGAGATTCGGCAAATACATCAGCACAACCTTATCGGGATTGCACATCAAATTGCCTTTTGGAATTGATAAAGTAACCCCGGTAAAGGTGGAGCGTATATTTAAAGAGGAGTTTGGAACAAGGACCATACGCCCGGGAGTAAGAAGTAAATATTCCAGCCGCTCATATTCTGATGAATCTCTGATGCTTACCGGTGACCTTAATATTCTGGATGTGCGCTGGATTGTGCAGTTCAGGATAACTGACCCGGTTAAGTTACTTTTTAATACCAGAGACCCGCAGGATAATGTTCGGGATGTCTCTGAAATTGTGATGCGGAGACTTACGGGGGATTATAGTGTGGACGGAGTACTTACTACAAAGAGAGAAGAGATCAATGACCTTGCCCAGCTTGAGATGCAGAAGATATTAGATAGTTATCAAACAGGCATTCAGATAGTTACCGTTAAATTGTTGGATGTTAATCCACCCGATGAAGTAAAGCCGGCTTTTAACGAGGTTAACGAGGCCAAGCAGGAAAAAGAACGGGTGATTAACCAGGCCTGGGAGGCTTATAACAAAGCTGTTCCCCGGGCTAAAGGCGAGGCGGAAAGGACGATCCGCGAAGCTGAAGGGTATGCCTTAGATAAGATAAACCGGGCTAAAGGCGAGGCGGAAAGATTCAGCGCTGTCTTAACGGAATACAAAAAGTCCCCGGATATAACTCAAAAAAGGCTTTATTTGGAAACGTTAACGGATGTCTTACCTGAATCCAGGCAAAAATATATAATTGACCCGGAACAAACCTCGATATTACCTCTATTGAACATTGGCCGGGAAGGGGGGAAATAA
- the dtd gene encoding D-aminoacyl-tRNA deacylase, which produces MKAIIQKVNNASVKVKEELISEIGRGLVVFLGVEKGDSLKEVEFLVDRAVKVRCFEDEKNKMNLSVKDIAGEILVVPEFTLCADLLRGRRPGFEKAAPFQEAEKLYRDFIVLLVSQGVKIKQGKFREHMVVDISNDGPVTFILDS; this is translated from the coding sequence ATGAAAGCAATAATTCAAAAAGTAAATAATGCATCTGTGAAAGTGAAGGAAGAACTTATCTCTGAAATAGGCAGGGGACTGGTTGTCTTTCTCGGCGTGGAAAAAGGCGATTCATTAAAAGAAGTTGAATTTCTGGTGGATAGGGCAGTGAAAGTCCGGTGTTTTGAGGACGAAAAAAATAAAATGAACCTATCTGTTAAAGATATAGCCGGAGAAATTCTGGTAGTGCCGGAATTTACACTTTGTGCCGACCTTTTACGCGGCCGCCGGCCGGGATTTGAAAAAGCAGCTCCGTTCCAGGAGGCTGAAAAACTTTACCGGGATTTTATAGTCTTACTGGTTAGCCAAGGAGTAAAAATTAAGCAGGGCAAATTTAGAGAACATATGGTGGTCGATATTTCTAACGATGGTCCGGTAACGTTCATTTTGGACAGCTAG